In the genome of Actinomadura luzonensis, the window AGCCGTCCCGACCGGATGGCCTCGCGCAGAGCCCGCATCAGCCGTACGCGGGCGCCGCCACTGCCGGTGAGCTCCAGATGCAGGTCGCTGCCGCTCACGAATTGGCCCAAGAAAGAGTCATTGGAATGCACCATATCGTGGGCCGATCACGCTCCTAGCGTGGTGGCATGACGAACGTTGCCGTTGCCGAACGGATGAACCTGTCGCGTGTCGCTCCCAAGGTCTTAAAGCCGTGCTGGCCCTGGACGCCGTGGCCCGCGAGGGGCTGGACCCGGTGCTGATCGAGCTGGTGCAGATCCGCGCCTCGCAGATCAACCGGTGCGCGTACTGCATCGACTACCACACCGGCGACGCCCGCCGGGCGGGTGAGAGCGAGGCGCGTATCTACCAGCTCAGCGCCTGGCCGGAGTCCAGCCTCTACACCGCGAAGGAGCGCGCCGCTCTGGCGTTGACGGAGGCGGTGACCCTGCTGCCGCAAGGAGTCGAGGACGAGGTGTACGACGAGGCCGCGCGGCACTTCGACGACAAGGAACTGGCCCAGCTCATCGCGCTGATCTTCACGGTCAACGCCTGGAACCG includes:
- a CDS encoding carboxymuconolactone decarboxylase family protein; amino-acid sequence: MLALDAVAREGLDPVLIELVQIRASQINRCAYCIDYHTGDARRAGESEARIYQLSAWPESSLYTAKERAALALTEAVTLLPQGVEDEVYDEAARHFDDKELAQLIALIFTVNAWNRMNVTTRKTPGTE